Proteins encoded in a region of the Prunus persica cultivar Lovell chromosome G4, Prunus_persica_NCBIv2, whole genome shotgun sequence genome:
- the LOC18780064 gene encoding putative germin-like protein 2-1: MASKFLLLALLAITSSIAFASDPSSLQDFCVADAMNSVLVNGLVCKDPKLAEANDFFFSGLHLAGNTSNAVGSRVTPVNVAQIAGLNALGISIARIDYAPWGINPPHTHPRASEILTVLEGSLKVGFVTSNPENRLISKVLEKGDVFVFPVGLVHFQQNVGYGNAVAIAALSSQNPGVITIANAVFGSKPDISADILAKAFQVEKNTVYNLQSKF; the protein is encoded by the exons ATGGCCTCCAAGTTTCTCTTGCTAGCATTGCTTGCCATAACTTCCTCCATTGCTTTTGCATCTGACCCGAGTTCTCTTCAGGATTTCTGCGTGGCTGACGCAATGAACTCAG TACTTGTGAATGGTCTTGTCTGCAAGGATCCCAAGCTTGCTGAAGCCAATGACTTCTTCTTCAGTGGGCTTCACCTAGCAGGCAACACATCAAATGCAGTTGGTTCGCGTGTGACCCCTGTCAACGTAGCCCAAATTGCAGGGCTTAACGCTCTTGGTATCTCCATTGCGCGTATCGACTATGCGCCATGGGGTATTAACCCTCCCCACACACATCCTCGAGCTAGTGAAATCTTGACAGTCCTGGAAGGGAGCCTCAAAGTGGGTTTTGTCACTTCCAACCCTGAAAACCGTCTCATCTCCAAGGTACTTGAGAAGGGTGATGTGTTTGTGTTCCCTGTCGGTCTCGTGCATTTCCAACAAAATGTGGGATATGGTAATGCAGTTGCCATTGCAGCTCTCAGCAGCCAAAATCCAGGTGTCATTACCATTGCAAATGCAGTATTTGGATCAAAGCCCGACATCTCTGCTGATATTCTTGCAAAGGCTTTCCAAGTGGAGAAGAACACAGTCTACAATTTGCAGTCGAAGTTTTAG
- the LOC18779175 gene encoding putative germin-like protein 2-1, producing MASQFLLLAFLAITCAIASASDPSSLQDFCVADSKASVLVNGFVCKDSKLVDANDFFFSGLHLAGNTSNAVGSRVTPVNAVQIPGLNTLGISIVRIDYAPWGINPPHTHPRATEVLTVLEGSLKVGFVTSNPENHLITKVLRKGDVFVFPVGLVHFQQNVGYGNAVAIAALNSQNPGVITVANAVFGSKPDISADVLAKAFQVDKNRVYNFQSKF from the exons ATGGCCTCTCAGTTTCTGTTATTGGCATTCCTTGCTATAACTTGTGCCATTGCTTCGGCATCTGACCCGAGTTCCCTTCAGGATTTCTGTGTGGCTGATTCAAAAGCCTCAG TACTAGTGAATGGCTTTGTCTGCAAGGATTCTAAGCTTGTTGATGCCAATGACTTCTTCTTCAGTGGGCTTCACCTAGCAGGAAACACCTCGAATGCAGTTGGTTCACGCGTGACCCCTGTTAACGCAGTCCAAATTCCAGGACTTAATACTCTTGGCATCTCCATTGTGCGGATCGATTATGCCCCGTGGGGTATTAATCCTCCACACACACATCCACGAGCCACAGAAGTTTTGACAGTCCTGGAAGGGAGCCTCAAAGTTGGTTTTGTCACCTCCAACCCTGAAAACCACCTCATCACCAAGGTGCTTCGGAAGGGTGATGTGTTTGTGTTCCCAGTAGGCCTTGTGCATTTCCAACAGAATGTCGGATATGGTAATGCAGTTGCCATTGCAGCTCTCAACAGCCAAAATCCAGGTGTTATTACCGTTGCAAATGCAGTATTTGGATCAAAGCCGGACATCTCTGCTGATGTTCTTGCAAAGGCTTTCCAAGTGGATAAGAACAGAGTCTACAACTTCCAGTCAAAGTTTTAG
- the LOC18780159 gene encoding tubulin beta chain: MREILHIQGGQCGNQIGAKFWEVICDEHGIDSTGRYNGDSELQLERINVYYNEASGGRFVPRAVLMDLEPGTMDSVRSGPFGQIFRPDNFVFGQSGAGNNWAKGHYTEGAELIDSVLDVVRKEAENCDCLQGFQVCHSLGGGTGSGMGTLLISKIREEYPDRMMMTFSVFPSPKVSDTVVEPYNATLSVHQLVENADECMVLDNEALYDICFRTLKLATPTFGDLNHLISATMSGVTCCLRFPGQLNSDLRKLAVNLIPFPRLHFFMVGFAPLTSRGSQQYSALTVPELTQQMWDAKNMMCAADPRHGRYLTASAMFRGKMSTKEVDEQMINVQNKNSSYFVEWIPNNVKSSVCDIPPKGLKMASTFMGNSTSIQEMFRRVSEQFTAMFRRKAFLHWYTGEGMDEMEFTEAESNMNDLVAEYQQYQDATVEEEEYEEEEEELGA, translated from the exons ATGAGAGAAATTCTTCACATCCAGGGCGGCCAATGTGGGAACCAGATTGGGGCCAAGTTCTGGGAAGTGATCTGCGACGAGCACGGCATAGACAGCACCGGGAGGTACAACGGCGACTCTGAGCTCCAGCTAGAGAGAATCAATGTCTATTACAACGAGGCCAGTGGCGGAAGGTTCGTTCCACGGGCGGTCCTTATGGATCTGGAGCCTGGGACCATGGACTCGGTACGATCCGGCCCGTTTGGCCAGATATTCAGACCCGATAACTTCGTCTTCGGGCAGTCTGGGGCTGGAAACAACTGGGCTAAGGGGCATTATACGGAGGGTGCCGAACTTATTGATTCTGTGCTTGACGTGGTGCGCAAAGAGGCCGAGAACTGCGATTGCTTACAGG GATTCCAAGTTTGTCATTCTTTGGGTGGTGGCACTGGCTCTGGCATGGGAACTCTTCTTATTTCCAAGATCAGGGAAGAGTACCCAGATCGGATGATGATgacattttctgttttcccATCTCCGAAGGTGTCGGATACAGTTGTTGAGCCATACAATGCTACCCTTTCCGTGCATCAGCTTGTCGAAAATGCCGATGAATGTATGGTTTTGGACAACGAGGCTCTGTATGACATCTGCTTCCGCACTCTCAAGCTTGCCACCCCTACTT TTGGTGACCTTAACCACCTCATCTCTGCCACCATGAGCGGTGTCACATGTTGTCTTCGGTTTCCTGGACAGTTGAACTCTGACCTTAGGAAGCTCGCAGTTAACCTTATCCCTTTCCCACGGCTGCACTTCTTTATGGTTGGGTTTGCTCCTCTAACTTCAAGAGGATCACAGCAGTACAGTGCTCTGACTGTGCCTGAATTGACCCAGCAGATGTGGGATGCCAAAAACATGATGTGCGCAGCTGACCCACGCCATGGACGTTACCTTACTGCTTCTGCCATGTTCCGTGGTAAGATGAGCACCAAGGAAGTTGATGAACAAATGATTAACGTCCAGAACAAGAACTCCTCATACTTTGTTGAGTGGATTCCCAATAATGTTAAGTCCAGTGTGTGTGACATTCCACCCAAGGGTCTGAAGATGGCGTCCACTTTTATGGGGAATTCGACTTCTATTCAGGAAATGTTCAGGAGGGTTAGCGAGCAGTTCACAGCTATGTTCAGGCGCAAGGCTTTCTTGCATTGGTACACTGGCGAGGGAATGGATGAGATGGAGTTCACCGAGGCCGAGAGTAACATGAATGATCTGGTGGCTGAGTACCAGCAATACCAGGATGCAACAGTGGAGGAGGAAGAGtacgaggaggaggaagaggagctTGGTGCTTGA
- the LOC18778418 gene encoding uncharacterized protein LOC18778418 yields the protein MPLPWKKMRVNRISQFVADLQSPKRGGSLVVQTGFPTSLVDLFVKNRDHLKKPSKKNKNRKKNNPSADQVSDRITANCELGSGNFGILVQPSSPKVKNLSWEEGDRGVEAGEFRVLGETHVENRIVDDEQCVGGNWRAVLLAVLKIFAVVVLALSTKKLAVGVTLSAFLLLFLEYAGKHLACFFKPCSKAKPVLQNVAQRASSYLLFLNGFHESEDLKGVIVCEKTGDVVFELVDATGDSDSAIGEIQIVESNKKGSVCADETGGDRPLIDLLGADYEKERVVDKRDVGDKTLVELLGMDYEKRTVVDKRRVGAEKAVGEITLVELLGKDYKKIKVVEGGEDGGEFIADKKSKGGKNSNIKSKLIKKFVPKKLRRKCKQNEPELEPLLSSDHMGYDKLEGCEEHEDHKDVKQEEQESENMSVFSAEEKSEIQGFDGVSDLGEGSLAGGETPLIVERKGREGNLGYLVLFLIVLAGLFGGRIVALMLTITSCFMPKLAGSLRRSVKICRCSVPISS from the coding sequence ATGCCGCTTCCGTGGAAGAAGATGCGGGTGAACCGAATTTCCCAATTCGTCGCCGATCTCCAATCACCGAAACGGGGCGGTTCACTCGTGGTCCAGACTGGTTTTCCGACCTCCCTCGTCGACCTCTTCGTCAAGAACCGCGATCACTTGAAAAAGCCGtcgaaaaagaacaagaacagGAAGAAGAATAACCCGTCGGCTGACCAGGTCAGCGATCGGATCACAGCGAATTGTGAACTGGGTTCGGGCAATTTCGGGATTTTGGTGCAACCCAGTTCACCAAAGGTCAAGAATTTGAGCTGGGAAGAAGGTGATCGCGGTGTTGAAGCTGGTGAGTTTCGGGTGTTGGGTGAGACCCATGTTGAGAATCGCATTGTTGATGATGAGCAATGCGTCGGTGGGAATTGGAGAGCGGTTTTGCTGGCGGTGTTGAAGATATTCGCGGTGGTGGTTTTGGCTTTGAGTACCAAGAAGCTCGCTGTTGGGGTCACATTGTCTGCTtttctgcttctgtttcttgaATACGCGGGTAAGCATTTGGCTTGTTTCTTCAAACCATGCTCGAAAGCGAAACCTGTTTTGCAAAACGTGGCTCAGAGGGCGTCttcatatttattatttctgaATGGTTTTCATGAGAGTGAGGATTTGAAGGGGGTGATTGTATGTGAAAAGACTGGGGATGTTGTGTTTGAATTGGTTGATGCTACGGGTGATTCAGACTCTGCTATTGGAGAGATTCAGATTGTTGAGTCTAACAAGAAGGGAAGTGTGTGCGCTGATGAAACTGGTGGAGACAGACCTTTGATTGATTTACTTGGTGCAGATTATGAGAAGGAGAGGGTCGTGGATAAGAGAGATGTTGGTGATAAAACTTTGGTTGAGTTGCTTGGTATGGATTATGAGAAGAGGACGGTGGTGGATAAGAGAAGAGTGGGTGCAGAAAAAGCAGTCGGTGAAATAACTTTGGTTGAGTTGCTTGGTAAGGATTATAAGAAGATAAAGGTAGTGGAGGGTGGTGAAGATGGAGGTGAATTTATAGCAGATAAGAAGAGTAAGGGTGGCAAAAATTCTAACATTAAATCAAAACTTATCAAGAAATTTGTGCCTAAGAAGTTGCGCAGAAAGTGTAAGCAAAATGAACCGGAGCTGGAGCCTCTCCTAAGCAGTGATCACATGGGATATGATAAGTTAGAGGGATGTGAAGAACATGAAGACCATAAAGATGTGAAACAAGAGGAACAGGAAAGCGAAAACATGTCAGTGTTTTCTGCAGAAGAGAAAAGTGAAATCCAAGGATTTGATGGAGTTTCTGATCTTGGCGAAGGATCATTGGCTGGCGGAGAAACACCCTTGATTGTTGAAAGGAAGGGAAGAGAAGGGAATTTAGGGTATCTGGTTCTCTTTCTAATTGTTCTTGCTGGACTTTTCGGAGGTCGGATTGTAGCCCTGATGCTTACAATCACTAGCTGCTTTATGCCGAAGTTGGCTGGAAGCCTGAGGAGATCGGTAAAAATATGCCGGTGTTCTGTCCCGATCTCAAGTTAG
- the LOC18780692 gene encoding putative germin-like protein 2-1: MANQMLLLTTLLAVTCALVIAFEPSPLQDFCVADTTSSATRVNGLPCLDSKLAQAEHFFFSGLHIPGNTSNPVGGKVTPVNVVQIPGLNTLGISLARIDYAPWGVIPPHTHPRATEILTVLEGSLYVGFVTSNPDNKLISKVLYKGDVFVFPVGLIHFQQNVGNGNAISLSSLSSQNPGVNTIANAVFGANPSIPDDVLAKSFQVDKSVISSLQAKF; encoded by the exons ATGGCAAACCAAATGTTGCTATTGACTACTTTGCTAGCCGTGACATGTGCTCTGGTCATTGCTTTTGAGCCTAGTCCTTTACAAGATTTCTGCGTTGCTGACACTACTAGCTCAG CAACAAGAGTGAATGGGCTACCTTGCTTGGACTCCAAGCTAGCACAGGCTGAGCATTTCTTCTTCAGTGGACTTCACATCCCAGGCAACACCTCAAACCCTGTTGGTGGGAAAGTCACCCCTGTCAATGTGGTTCAAATTCCAGGACTCAACACACTTGGCATCTCTCTGGCTCGCATCGACTATGCACCCTGGGGCGTTATCCCTCCCCACACTCATCCCCGTGCCACCGAGATTTTGACCGTCCTAGAAGGCAGCCTCTATGTTGGCTTTGTGACCTCAAACCCTGACAACAAGCTCATCTCAAAGGTCCTTTACAAGGGTGATGTGTTTGTGTTCCCAGTTGGGCTAATTCACTTCCAGCAGAATGTCGGCAATGGAAATGCCATATCACTCTCTTCATTAAGCAGCCAAAACCCTGGAGTCAACACCATTGCTAATGCTGTTTTTGGAGCCAATCCTTCCATTCCAGATGATGTTTTGGCCAAGTCTTTCCAGGTGGACAAGTCCGTAATTAGCAGTCTTCAGGCAAAGTTTTAG
- the LOC18779897 gene encoding putative germin-like protein 2-3 has product MANQMLLLTTLLAMTCALVIAFEPSPLQDFCVADTTSSATRVNGLPCLDSKLVQAEHFFFSGLHIPGNTSNPVGGKVTPVNVVQIPGLNTLGISLARIDYAPWGVIPPHTHPRATEILTVLEGSLYVGFVTSNPDNKLISKVLYKGDVFVFPVGLVHFQQNVGNGNAISLSSLSSQNPGVNTIANAVFGANPSIPGDVLAKSFQVDKSVISSLQAKF; this is encoded by the exons ATGGCAAACCAAATGTTGCTATTGACTACTTTGCTAGCCATGACGTGTGCTCTGGTCATTGCTTTTGAGCCTAGTCCTTTGCAAGATTTCTGCGTTGCTGACACTACTAGCTCAG CAACAAGAGTGAATGGGCTACCTTGCTTGGACTCCAAGCTAGTACAGGCTGAGCATTTCTTCTTCAGTGGACTTCACATCCCAGGCAACACCTCAAACCCTGTTGGAGGAAAAGTCACCCCAGTCAATGTGGTTCAAATTCCAGGACTCAACACACTCGGCATCTCTCTGGCTCGCATCGACTATGCACCCTGGGGCGTTATCCCTCCCCACACTCATCCCCGTGCCACCGAGATTTTGACCGTCCTAGAAGGCAGCCTCTATGTTGGCTTTGTGACCTCAAACCCTGACAACAAGCTCATCTCAAAGGTCCTTTACAAGGGTGATGTGTTTGTGTTCCCAGTTGGGCTAGTTCACTTCCAGCAGAATGTTGGCAATGGAAATGCCATATCCCTCTCTTCATTGAGCAGCCAAAACCCTGGAGTCAACACCATTGCTAATGCTGTTTTTGGAGCCAATCCTTCCATTCCAGGTGATGTTTTGGCCAAGTCTTTCCAGGTGGACAAGTCCGTAATTAGCAGTCTTCAGGCAAAGTTTTAG
- the LOC18779884 gene encoding dihydroceramide fatty acyl 2-hydroxylase FAH1, whose protein sequence is MVVQDFKVDLNKALVFQVGHLGEAYQEWVHQPIVCKEGPRFFENEFWEFLTRTVWWAVPVIWLPVVFYSISMSVRMGHGFPEIALMVFAGIFVWTLLEYTLHRFLFHIETKSYWGNTAHYLLHGCHHKHPMDGLRLVFPPAATAVLCVPFWNLVKLISVPSVTPALFGGGLLGYVMYDCTHYYLHHGQPSSDVPRNLKKYHLNHHFRIQDKGFGITSSIWDRVFGTLPQSKAAKKDR, encoded by the exons ATGGTTGTGCAGGACTTCAAAGTTGATTTGAATAAAGCCCTCGTATTCCAG GTTGGCCATCTTGGAGAAGCATACCAGGAGTGGGTTCACCAGCCGATTGTTTGCAAGGAAGGCCCTCgattttttgaaaatgaaTTTTGGGAG TTCTTGACCCGCACAGTGTGGTGGGCAGTTCCTGTCATATGGCTGCCAGTCGTGTTCTATTCTATCTCCATGTCCGTACGGATGGGCCATGGATTTCCTGAAATAGCTCTGATGGTTTTCGCTGGCATTTTCGTGTGGACATTGCTTGAATACACGTTGCACCGCTTTCTTTTCCACATTGAAACAAAGAGCTACTG GGGGAACACTGCACATTATCTTCTTCATGGCTGCCACCATAAGCACCCAATGGATGGCCTGCGACTTGTTTTCCCTCCTGCTGCGACAGCTGTTTTATGTGTTCCA TTCTGGAACTTGGTGAAGCTGATTTCCGTTCCTTCTGTCACTCCTGCTTTGTTTGGAGGTGGTTTATTGGGTTATGTGATGTATGATTGTACCCATTACTATCTCCATCATGGTCAGCCATCAAGTGACGTACCCCGAAACCTGAAG AAATACCACTTGAATCATCACTTCAGGATCCAAGATAAAGGCTTTGGAATAACTTCAAGTATATGGGACAGGGTGTTTGGAACACTTCCTCAATCAAAAGCAGCCAAAAAGGACAGATAA
- the LOC18778717 gene encoding uncharacterized protein LOC18778717, with translation MAADVPVNLEVVNSCCAAWKKKYSKIEKGRIALREAVDLLTEACEKEQTRADIEKKEKEKESSIRMSLENEISGLKSKIYSLKQGGNADAQDRNEVNLLKAQVSDCEKEINRLKDLIEREKKRAESESKNAEVEKKKACEARKAAKAEKSKADEERKRANTEKEKADNYGLQLEVLKKEVHKASSNLASETLKLVEANKKLEAEKQKVVKERECANSAVAKAEEQNKFAEVNRKKSIEEKSRADCLSLELVESRKRIDELQKEINEIRCSRELHEAPGSQPDNNRKVMELPNFEEAYKRYETEKQKAIKEKKRAESEMVKAEKQKKRVEVNWKKAMGEKSRADHLFTQLDEAKKMIEELSSRKLIEASAVELGKDMGAESAKVKDLKKQLKFEKMKKKHAKEVVKLERSRNSILQQELGRLKFEFDQFSQRLGMLNTAFSHSAEGIDDPEKMYIESGFKRLKPNCPVLDASQRTAPFLPLSGGNCIDSISGIDSILESPVRGSNRKMLQSYPINSSTASFSDRQLVGSQDKGAFSLTASEKLVEENVQPTISNLSAEVTKINCYENVAVVAENSVRSPVRTDGVGRVNEQSRKRKRILHAVESIENLYFEGKKLHLRVEENLSVLHCLLNKQIEKPFEEGRYLLPGLQGDSYAKHGRDYEKGKESTEEKLIMQNYADGNEQKKANKFENEVCGCASVCRQVSKKANELVWIPQASGDGTGDFETMSSFYEVTDGNYLKLLDLDDAADEELYRMAMEMPLSPTLPEIEVLGVERSNVEINSNNLYFDDSENFNNSVGHKNGDTVDSFTIIGKTGNGNSIAMRTDCGVQDSGAEVMSNAPNSRIEEAMLPFGSELGYAGDDIHTCYVVFSNIEDSSSISKICSASRTCITQCSLATHTDWMVREILLALKTEENLFPKEKVCVFFSALLLNFSTAALSKFGSLKWTSNLCLDAFGRHMGSVMSDGDGRSIFAELGCLDESLSLIEDFLINGRVLVCKDAPSEARVECHSMVNILCDGFHISSRPASADELVAGSIVLASICAAFDHIGFISEMSYSILQISRSNHSLVLTILHAFAYIGGEKFFNFCNFNLVTVMRSIVTYLERVSISDSSGSCIPSASNSGTVFCTCVKCPFSEDAVSVDTATSFLLERLQIGALSGATYQDAMESGSSNSNSCILFNKYKAEQIANPDNCGLGVHGDLSCCLNKFAVPSIQSDSSTNFTLCDLSDLLSLVELVAINMSWEWTSAKIVPRLLKVLESCMTENVIAGIVVLLGQLGRLGVDALGYEDKGLEILRCQLSAFLCRDSAISVGLPTQIATVTALLGLVPSDFETIIQGNVEPAAIASQSDPAQSIRKWFSLLPKKQQDLSFGFLQTAGIFETTGRV, from the exons ATGGCAGCAGACGTGCCAGTGAATCTCGAGGTGGTCAATTCATGTTGTGCTGCG TGGAAAAAGAAGTACTCGAAGATTGAAAAGGGACGAATTGCTCTGCGGGAAGCTGTGGACCTCCTTACGGAAG CATGCGAGAAAGAGCAAACTCGAGCAGATATtgagaaaaaggagaaagagaaagaatctTCCATTAGGATGTCtttggagaatgaaatttCTGGGTTGAAATCTAAGATTTATTCTCTAAAGCAGGGAGGAAATGCAGATGCTCAAGATAGAAATGAAGTAAACCTTCTTAAAGCTCAAGTTTCTGACTGCGAAAAGGAAATTAATCGTCTCAAAGACctaattgagagagagaagaaaagggcAGAGTCAGAAAGTAAGAATGCAGAAGTGGAGAAGAAAAAGGCTTGCGAAGCACGTAAAGCTGCTAAAGCTGAAAAAAGTAAGGCTGATGAAGAAAGGAAGCGCGCCAATACTGAAAAAGAGAAGGCTGATAATTATGGGCTTCAGTTGGAGGTATTGAAGAAAGAAGTGCATAAAGCAAGTTCTAATTTGGCCTCTGAAACATTGAAGCTTGTTGAGGCAAACAAAAAGCTTGAAGCAGAAAAACAGAAGGTGGTCAAGGAGAGAGAATGTGCAAATTCAGCGGTGGCGAAAGCAGAGGAGCAAAATAAGTTTGCAGAAGTGAATAGGAAGAAGagtatagaagaaaaaagtcGTGCCGATTGTTTGTCGCTGGAATTGGTAGAGAGTAGGAAAAGGATTGATGAGTTACAGAAAGAGATAAATGAAATTAGGTGTTCAAGAGAATTGCACGAGGCTCCTGGCAGCCAACCTGATAATAATAGAAAGGTAATGGAGCTTCCAAATTTTGAGGAAGCGTATAAAAGGtatgaaactgaaaaacagaaGGCAATCAAGGAGAAAAAAAGGGCAGAGTCTGAGATGGTGAAAGCTGAAAAGCAGAAAAAGCGTGTGGAAGTGAATTGGAAGAAGGCTATGGGAGAAAAATCTCGTGCTGATCATCTGTTTACACAGTTAGACGAAGCTAAGAAGATGATTGAGGAGTTATCCTCTAGAAAATTGATTGAGGCATCTGctgttgaacttggaaaagaTATGGGTGCTGAAAGTGCGAAAGTGAAAGATTTGAAGAAACAACTTaagtttgagaaaatgaaaaagaagcaTGCCAAAGAAGTAGTCAAGCTGGAAAGAAGTCGTAACAGCATCCTGCAACAAGAACTAGGTCGCTTGAAGTTCGAGTTCGATCAATTTTCACAGCGCCTGGGTATGCTAAATACAGCTTTCTCGCATAGTGCGGAAGGTATAGATGACCCAGAAAAG ATGTACATTGAAAGTGGATTTAAACGTCTGAAGCCGAACTGCCCAGTTTTGGACGCATCTCAACGCACTGCACCATTTCTTCCTTTATCTGGAGGAAACTGCATTGATTCTATTTCAGGTATTGATTCTATATTGGAGTCTCCAGTCAGAGGCTCTAACAGAAAAATGTTACAGAGTTATCCAATAAATTCCAGTACAGCATCTTTTTCTGATAGACAGTTGGTGGGCTCACAGGATAAGGGTGCCTTTTCTCTTACTGCGTCAGAAAAATTGGTTGAAGAGAATGTTCAACCAACAATATCCAACTTGTCTGCTGAGGTTACCAAAATAAATTGCTATGAAAATGTTGCCGTGGTGGCTGAAAATAGTGTCAGAAGTCCTGTCAGAACTGATGGGGTTGGAAGAGTTAATGAGCAGAGtaggaagagaaagaggatACTTCATGCAGTTGAATCAATTGAAAATCTATATTTTGAGGGTAAGAAGTTGCACCTGCGGGTAGAGGAGAACCTTTCTGTTTTGCACTGTTTGTTGAACAAGCAAATTGAAAAACCTTTTGAAGAAGGGAGGTATCTGCTTCCTGGTCTTCAGGGTGATTCATATGCAAAGCATGGAAGGGATTATGAGAAGGGGAAGGAAAGTACTGAAGAGAAACTAATAATGCAGAATTATGCCGATGGTAATGAGCAAAAGAAGGccaataaatttgaaaatgaagtcTGTGGATGTGCAAGCGTCTGCAGACAAGTTTCAAAAAAGGCCAATGAGCTGGTATGGATCCCTCAAGCAAGCGGAGATGGCACAGGTGATTTTGAAACCATGTCAAGTTTTTATGAAGTAACTGATGGGAACTACTTGAAACTGTTAGACTTGGACGATGCTGCTGATGAGGAATTGTATAGGATGGCAATGGAAATGCCACTGTCTCCTACACTTCCCGAGATTGAAGTTCTTGGTGTTGAAAGATCCAATGTGGagataaattcaaataacTTGTATTTTGATGATtctgaaaatttcaataattcagtAGGGCATAAGAATGGAGACACCGTTGATTCTTTTACCATAATAGGAAAGACTGGGAATGGTAATTCTATTGCAATGAGAACAGATTGTGGTGTCCAGGACTCTGGTGCTGAAGTGATGTCTAATGCTCCTAATTCAAGAATTGAGGAGGCTATGCTCCCATTTGGAAGTGAACTTGGGTATGCGGGTGACGATATCCATACGTGTTATGTTGTGTTTTCTAATATTGAAGACAGCAGCAGCATTTCTAAGATATGTTCTGCTTCCAGAACTTGTATTACACAGTGCTCTTTGGCCACTCATACAGATTGGATGGTTCGAGAAATTCTGCTTGCTCTCAAGACTGAAGAAAATCTTTTTCCCAA GGAAAAGGTATGTGTTTTCTTCTCAGCGTTGCTGCTTAACTTCTCCACTGCTGCTTTGAGTAAATTTGGGAGCTTGAAGTGGACGTCCAACCTCTGTTTGGATGCTTTTGGCCGACACATGGGCTCAG tGATGTCTGATGGGGATGGAAGAAGCATATTTGCAGAACTTGGTTGTTTGGATGAATCACTTAGTCTCATTGAGGATTTCTTAATAAATGGAAGAGTTCTGGTGTGTAAGGATGCACCTTCCGAGGCCCGGGTAGAGTGTCACTCTATGGTGAACATCCTATGTGATGGCTTTCATATATCCTCTCGACCAGCATCAGCAGATGAGTTGGTGGCAGGGAGCATTGTATTAGCATCAATATGTGCAGCGTTTGACCATATTGGTTTTATAAGTGAAATGTCGTACAGCATTTTGCAGATTAGTAGATCTAATCATTCATTAGTTCTGACTATTCTGCATGCTTTTGCTTATATTGGGGGAGAGAAGTTTTTTAACTTTTGCAATTTCAATTTAGTTACTGTCATGAGATCTATAGTTACATATCTCGAGAGAGTAAGCATATCAGATTCTTCTGGCTCTTGTATTCCATCTGCAAGCAATTCTGGAACAGTGTTCTGTACATGTGTGAAATGCCCATTTTCTGAGGATGCAGTTTCTGTAGATACTGCTACATCATTTCTTTTAGAAAGGCTCCAAATTGGTGCTTTGTCAGGAGCTACATATCAAGATGCGATGGAATCAGGCAGTTCGAATTCAAATTCCTGTATCCTGTTCAACAAGTATAAAGCTGAACAAATTGCAAATCCTGATAATTGTGGACTTGGTGTGCACGGTGATTTGTCCTGTTGTTTAAATAAGTTTGCAGTGCCTAGTATTCAATCAGACTCTTCTACCAATTTCACTCTCTGCGATCTCAGTGATCTCCTATCCTTGGTGGAGTTGGTTGCAATCAACATG AGCTGGGAATGGACAAGTGCCAAGATTGTTCCTCGGCTGTTGAAAGTGTTGGAATCATGCATGACTGAGAATGTGATTGCTGGAATTGTTGTTCTCCTTGGCCAGCTTGGGAG GCTTGGAGTTGATGCCCTTGGATATGAAGATAAAGGCTTGGAAATCTTGAGGTGTCAATTGTCTGCATTTTTATGCCGGGACTCTGCAATTAGTGTCGGTCTGCCCACTCAAATTGCCACCGTTACGGCATTGCTGGGTCTTGTGCCTTCTGATTTCGAAACAATTATTCAGGGAAATGTGGAGCCTGCAGCCATTGCAAGTCAGTCTGATCCAGCTCAGTCTATAAGGAAGTGGTTTTCTTTGCTGCCAAAGAAGCAACAGGACTTGTCATTTGGCTTTCTACAAACAGCTGGTATATTTGAAACAACTGGGCGTGTTTAA